Proteins from a genomic interval of Symmachiella macrocystis:
- a CDS encoding alpha/beta hydrolase encodes MKTDRSPTLQQQVQAISRRHVLLSIGSNAAALTALNWLHPTSALAADDYEPLNRFPRMVHEWFVKQVRESGLRHIEQLNRLKTKADAEQYVRDTQARIRQSFGPEPERTPLNPRVTKTIDRDGYRIENVIFDSRPGFPVTANVYIPVGRTGPLPAVVGTCGHSKNGKAAQAYQSFAQGLARLGYVCLIYDPIGQGERLQYVKDDLSSQIGVGVREHLHAGNQQFLVGEFFGMWRAWDGIRALDYLLTRPEVDKQRVGVTGNSGGGTMTTWLCGVEPRWTMAAPSCFVTTFRRNMENELPQDTEQCPPRALALGLDHADFLAAMAPSPIIILAKERDYFDVRGSEETYQQLRRLYSLLDAEDNVALFVGPTGHGYSQENREAMYSWFNRASGLASDDANQEFEGVLTAQLDLAFSAEPKLTIEKDETLWCTEKGQVGLIDGTRTVFEFTREKSKQLASDRKSLSGAALRRAVVDVLKLPAKHEDVPDYRNWRYLGSRGYPTKFAMAYTVDTEPGIHTIVYRLTNKSWHSRPPRAGKRAILYVPHLSSDNELRDEPLIREVMQAEPNSPVFTCDVRGIGESIPDTCNPGSFHTAYGNDYFYAIHSLMLDRPYLGQKTFDVLRVLDWLASLGHTDIHLVGRGWGALAATFAAVISDQVKQVTLKNALTSYADIAESEHYNWPLSALLPNVLAQVDLPDCYSELNSKNLRRIDSWGAEPPGK; translated from the coding sequence ATGAAAACTGATCGATCGCCGACACTGCAGCAGCAAGTTCAGGCGATTTCTCGCCGACACGTTTTGCTGTCGATCGGTTCGAACGCGGCAGCGCTGACTGCGCTCAATTGGCTGCATCCTACTTCAGCGCTTGCTGCTGACGATTATGAGCCATTGAATCGCTTTCCGCGAATGGTCCATGAATGGTTCGTGAAGCAGGTGCGGGAGTCGGGCCTTCGTCACATCGAACAGCTAAATCGACTCAAAACGAAAGCCGACGCGGAACAGTACGTTCGTGATACCCAGGCTCGCATTCGCCAGTCATTCGGTCCGGAGCCGGAGCGTACTCCATTGAATCCGCGAGTTACAAAAACGATTGACCGTGACGGATATCGGATCGAAAACGTCATTTTTGACAGTCGTCCTGGATTTCCCGTGACTGCCAATGTGTACATTCCTGTGGGACGAACGGGACCACTACCGGCTGTCGTCGGCACCTGTGGACACTCCAAAAACGGAAAGGCCGCGCAAGCCTATCAGTCGTTTGCCCAGGGACTAGCTCGGCTGGGTTATGTTTGTTTGATTTACGATCCAATTGGCCAGGGTGAACGGCTGCAATACGTTAAGGACGATCTGTCTTCGCAAATCGGCGTGGGTGTACGCGAGCACTTGCACGCTGGCAATCAGCAGTTCTTGGTCGGCGAATTCTTTGGCATGTGGCGAGCATGGGACGGCATACGGGCGCTGGATTATCTGCTGACTCGACCCGAGGTCGATAAGCAGCGCGTTGGCGTGACTGGCAATTCGGGCGGTGGCACGATGACGACCTGGCTATGCGGTGTGGAACCGCGGTGGACGATGGCCGCTCCGAGTTGTTTTGTGACGACGTTTCGTCGCAATATGGAAAACGAATTACCGCAGGACACGGAACAATGTCCGCCTCGCGCTCTTGCTCTCGGTTTAGATCATGCCGACTTTCTCGCGGCCATGGCTCCCAGTCCGATCATAATTCTCGCCAAGGAACGCGACTATTTCGACGTGCGCGGTTCGGAAGAGACCTACCAACAGTTGCGGCGGCTGTATAGTCTGCTGGATGCCGAAGACAACGTGGCCTTGTTTGTGGGCCCGACTGGCCATGGTTACTCGCAAGAGAATCGCGAAGCGATGTATTCGTGGTTCAACCGAGCAAGTGGGCTCGCCTCCGATGACGCGAATCAGGAATTCGAGGGAGTTCTTACGGCACAACTTGACCTCGCATTCTCCGCAGAACCAAAGCTCACGATTGAGAAAGATGAAACACTGTGGTGTACCGAGAAAGGACAGGTTGGCCTAATTGACGGTACTCGAACCGTGTTTGAATTTACCCGCGAGAAATCAAAACAGTTGGCGTCTGACCGCAAGTCACTCAGCGGCGCGGCACTGCGTCGGGCGGTGGTGGACGTGTTGAAGCTGCCTGCTAAACACGAGGATGTGCCAGACTACCGCAACTGGCGGTACCTCGGCTCACGCGGCTATCCCACAAAGTTCGCGATGGCTTACACCGTCGACACCGAGCCGGGCATCCACACCATTGTCTATCGTCTGACCAATAAAAGTTGGCATTCGCGACCGCCTCGTGCCGGCAAACGTGCGATTCTATATGTGCCGCATCTTTCCAGCGACAACGAGTTGCGCGACGAACCATTGATTCGCGAAGTGATGCAGGCAGAACCCAATTCACCCGTCTTCACCTGCGATGTTCGCGGGATTGGTGAGTCGATTCCGGACACGTGCAATCCGGGTTCTTTCCACACCGCGTACGGCAACGATTACTTCTATGCGATTCACAGCCTGATGCTGGATCGGCCGTACCTCGGCCAGAAAACTTTTGACGTCCTGCGAGTTCTCGATTGGCTGGCATCCTTAGGTCACACCGACATTCATCTAGTCGGTCGGGGCTGGGGAGCGCTCGCGGCAACGTTCGCTGCCGTCATATCCGATCAAGTCAAGCAAGTGACGCTTAAAAACGCACTGACCTCGTATGCAGACATTGCCGAAAG
- a CDS encoding DUF1501 domain-containing protein, which translates to MMQSLTSLNRRRFLGAGAAASCSLALGQATVAGPSDELLKGKAEHVISIWLGGGMGQIDTFDPKRKGDPKKKLAGSYYDSIETAVPGVRVCEHLPQLARLMDRVTAVRSVHHEVIDEHAAATNRMHTGRPVSGTITYPSIGSIIAHERGAAHDGTPPYVLIGYPNVTRGPGFLGTRDSYLYLIDTSQGPAGLSRPDGITSQRQLRREEFLSVLRRNADPTTDQRLLDYEAAIAQSLKLSGPEFMRVFQLDREPADLRNRYGGEFGQRCLLSRRLVEHGVRYIEVSHNLNFLNGIGWDVHNEGIVNQHKLIQEMDTAVTALINDLEAKRLLDKTLIVITTEFGRPPEFDSGGGRGHQGSAFSCVLAGGGLSHYGAWGETDEIAKKIVSNPISVPDLFATICAAVGVDYRKNLYAGDRPVPITDMGQPIADLLA; encoded by the coding sequence ATCATGCAATCGTTAACCTCGCTCAATCGTCGTAGATTTCTTGGTGCTGGTGCGGCGGCTAGTTGTAGCCTCGCTTTAGGGCAAGCTACCGTCGCCGGTCCATCCGACGAACTCCTTAAAGGAAAAGCCGAACATGTGATCTCGATCTGGCTGGGCGGCGGCATGGGGCAAATCGACACGTTTGATCCAAAGAGAAAAGGTGACCCGAAAAAGAAGCTGGCAGGCTCCTACTACGATTCCATCGAAACAGCCGTCCCGGGTGTGCGAGTCTGCGAGCACTTGCCACAACTTGCCAGGCTGATGGATCGCGTCACGGCCGTACGCAGCGTACATCACGAAGTGATCGACGAACACGCCGCCGCCACGAATCGCATGCATACTGGACGACCAGTCAGCGGAACAATCACGTATCCATCAATCGGATCAATCATCGCGCATGAACGAGGCGCTGCCCACGACGGAACTCCCCCTTATGTATTGATAGGCTATCCCAACGTTACACGGGGTCCAGGGTTTCTCGGCACACGCGACAGCTACCTTTATCTGATCGACACCAGTCAAGGGCCGGCCGGACTGTCTCGCCCCGACGGCATCACATCGCAGCGGCAGTTGCGCCGGGAGGAATTCCTATCCGTTCTCCGTCGCAATGCCGATCCGACGACCGACCAGCGATTGCTGGATTACGAAGCGGCAATTGCACAAAGCCTTAAATTGAGCGGCCCAGAGTTCATGCGCGTTTTTCAACTCGACCGCGAACCGGCCGATCTGCGAAACCGCTATGGCGGCGAGTTTGGACAACGCTGTCTGCTCAGCCGCCGACTTGTCGAACACGGCGTCCGCTATATTGAAGTATCGCACAATCTCAACTTCCTAAACGGCATCGGCTGGGACGTCCATAACGAAGGCATTGTGAACCAGCACAAACTGATTCAAGAAATGGATACAGCGGTCACCGCATTGATCAATGATCTCGAAGCGAAGCGACTGCTCGACAAGACCTTGATTGTCATTACTACCGAATTCGGGCGCCCGCCCGAATTCGACAGCGGTGGCGGGCGTGGTCATCAAGGCAGCGCCTTTAGCTGCGTTCTCGCTGGCGGTGGCCTATCGCATTACGGAGCCTGGGGCGAAACTGACGAAATCGCCAAGAAGATCGTTTCTAATCCCATTAGCGTTCCTGACCTATTCGCCACGATCTGTGCCGCTGTCGGTGTGGACTATCGGAAGAACCTATACGCCGGCGACCGCCCGGTTCCCATCACCGATATGGGCCAGCCGATTGCCGATCTACTCGCGTGA
- a CDS encoding DUF1553 domain-containing protein: MSMIYSILLVSTLFAAEDTSPVAQWDFGTEESTPLTAKGNVQRDQAGPRPPEFPDMAANNTAVRIDRGGYFVVADTGPNSKFDFTNGDAITMEAWVNPSNIREGQIRYVVSKGRTGSPKFARDNQNWSLRLVGAQGEARLSFLFATKLSSEDKHWHRWDSKNGFPVATGWHHIAVSYRFGDPKSIRGWVNGKPTDGTWSYGGKTKDPPVVDDDVVRIGNGFVGLLDGIAIYRAALDNKTMAARFRRVGKPRVAIPQKEVMPELADIPDGGVLVQLCAGLPTRDRWLNEGEQWPSESVRWIGDTFLLPRIPLWYDSWGIRSSWNAPVLLRMAGDVELPAGKHRFLMRTRALGRLWIDGKVVARTKPITSRPPDGEERVTPVAEPPLPGLRAHGYHQQEAFGEATIELKTSRKTRIVLELVVGGSGHRTETGEICVAILSRDGKSFELLGGNSKRVPLTDAAIEPALLRVEKLLAQLDDERRRNAAASQDDFWKKRHRMADTWLKKSPPPVVPRTDDGDVLHPIDAFVGAKIKRAVAAAADSDARQAEHFHGKVLPILREHCIRCHGEKDKGGLKLDSREAALKAGDSEIPAIVPGDLEASELIVRIRDGDMPPSDDGLSGEQIKLLEQWVKEGAPWPAPPLAAADVAFSAVIDDEAFLRRIYLDTIGIPPTADEARAFLADTNPNKRSSLVDQLLSDVRFADRWMSFWLDLLAENPSLLNASLNSTGPFRWFLYDSLRDNKRLDRMVTELIMLRGGAAEGGSAGFGLAGENDAPFAAKGHIIASAFLGIELECARCHDSPYHSTTQSDLYALAAMLSRKPVTVPKTSRVPVAFFEGQKTRESLIQATLNPDQPVRPHWPFASVTGAVDGENIDQLMQKPTDTRERLAALITAPQNARFSRVIINRTWKQLIGAGIVEPVHDWEGHAASHPELLDWLAHELISHDYDFRHIVRLIVSSRTYQRAAVGKNRNASPGQRFFNAPERRRLTAEQIVDSLHHCTGRPIDVEELTFVHDGRRPLGSRQTLGHPTRAWMFGDLKNERDRPSLSLPKARAVVDVLEAFGWTGARQMPIAERETDPNVLQPGVLANSTLSATLARVSHQSELAELAIAAESAESLVDTLFLRILSRLPKPDERKVFARALTKDFNTRLVLHDKIVQLEEHPPLPQVTWFNHGRPKANAIQLEIERRVLAGPPPDPRLTPSWRVVYEDVVWSLINHREFVWMP, from the coding sequence ATGTCTATGATTTACTCGATCCTGCTCGTCTCCACACTCTTCGCGGCAGAGGATACATCGCCCGTCGCGCAATGGGACTTTGGCACCGAGGAATCAACGCCTCTGACAGCCAAGGGAAACGTGCAACGCGATCAAGCCGGACCGAGGCCGCCGGAGTTTCCCGACATGGCCGCGAACAACACGGCTGTGCGCATCGATCGTGGCGGATATTTTGTCGTTGCCGACACGGGACCGAACAGCAAATTCGACTTCACCAATGGCGACGCAATCACAATGGAAGCATGGGTCAATCCGTCCAACATTCGTGAAGGACAGATCCGGTACGTAGTCAGTAAGGGCCGAACCGGTTCACCGAAGTTCGCGCGAGACAATCAGAACTGGTCGCTGCGCTTGGTGGGCGCCCAGGGCGAAGCGCGACTGAGTTTCCTGTTCGCTACGAAGCTGTCCAGCGAAGACAAACACTGGCATCGCTGGGATTCGAAAAATGGCTTTCCCGTCGCCACAGGTTGGCACCACATCGCTGTGTCGTATCGCTTTGGCGATCCGAAATCGATTCGCGGTTGGGTCAACGGCAAACCGACCGACGGCACATGGAGTTATGGCGGTAAAACCAAGGATCCACCAGTCGTCGATGATGACGTCGTCCGGATCGGGAATGGCTTTGTGGGCCTGCTCGACGGAATCGCGATCTATCGCGCGGCGCTGGATAACAAGACGATGGCGGCGAGGTTTCGTCGCGTTGGAAAGCCGCGCGTGGCGATACCCCAAAAGGAAGTCATGCCCGAACTGGCCGACATCCCCGATGGTGGCGTGCTGGTGCAACTCTGCGCGGGTTTGCCGACACGTGACCGATGGCTCAATGAAGGCGAACAATGGCCCAGTGAATCTGTTCGCTGGATCGGGGATACCTTTTTGCTGCCGCGAATTCCGTTATGGTACGACTCATGGGGCATTCGTTCGAGCTGGAATGCTCCGGTACTGTTGCGAATGGCGGGCGATGTCGAACTCCCAGCCGGAAAGCATCGTTTCCTCATGCGCACCCGCGCATTGGGACGGTTGTGGATCGACGGCAAGGTCGTTGCGCGAACCAAACCAATCACATCACGCCCGCCAGACGGTGAAGAACGCGTCACGCCCGTCGCCGAACCACCGTTGCCCGGATTGCGGGCTCACGGATATCACCAGCAAGAGGCGTTTGGCGAGGCAACGATCGAATTGAAGACGAGCCGCAAGACACGGATCGTTTTGGAACTCGTCGTCGGCGGCAGCGGACACCGCACGGAGACCGGTGAAATCTGTGTGGCGATCCTTTCGAGGGATGGTAAGAGTTTTGAACTGCTTGGCGGCAATTCGAAACGAGTACCTCTGACCGACGCAGCCATCGAGCCGGCTTTGTTACGAGTTGAGAAATTGCTCGCACAATTAGACGACGAGCGCCGCCGCAATGCGGCTGCATCGCAGGACGATTTCTGGAAAAAACGACATCGCATGGCCGATACGTGGTTGAAGAAAAGTCCCCCGCCGGTAGTCCCGCGAACCGACGACGGTGATGTCCTTCATCCGATTGACGCATTTGTTGGAGCGAAGATCAAACGCGCTGTTGCCGCTGCGGCAGACAGCGACGCCCGGCAAGCTGAACACTTCCACGGCAAAGTCCTGCCGATTTTGAGAGAACACTGTATTCGTTGCCACGGCGAGAAGGACAAAGGAGGTCTGAAGTTGGATTCGCGCGAGGCGGCGCTCAAAGCTGGTGATTCGGAGATACCGGCGATCGTCCCCGGAGACTTGGAAGCGAGCGAATTGATCGTACGAATTCGTGACGGTGATATGCCTCCGTCGGATGACGGTTTGTCTGGGGAACAAATCAAACTGTTGGAACAATGGGTGAAGGAGGGTGCTCCGTGGCCTGCCCCTCCGTTGGCTGCAGCTGATGTTGCCTTTTCGGCGGTTATTGATGACGAGGCTTTCCTCCGCCGCATCTATCTGGACACAATCGGTATTCCGCCCACAGCCGATGAAGCACGCGCGTTTCTCGCCGACACGAATCCCAACAAACGGAGCAGCCTAGTCGACCAACTACTCAGCGATGTTCGTTTCGCTGACCGCTGGATGAGCTTTTGGCTGGATCTGCTTGCGGAGAATCCGTCGCTGCTGAATGCATCGCTGAACAGCACCGGACCGTTCCGCTGGTTCCTATATGACTCATTGCGTGACAACAAGCGGCTGGATCGCATGGTCACAGAACTGATCATGCTGCGCGGTGGAGCTGCCGAAGGCGGCAGTGCGGGATTTGGGCTCGCGGGAGAGAACGACGCTCCGTTTGCCGCCAAAGGCCATATCATCGCTTCCGCGTTTCTGGGTATCGAGTTGGAATGTGCCCGCTGTCATGACTCGCCTTATCACAGCACGACGCAAAGCGACCTCTACGCGCTGGCCGCCATGCTCAGCCGCAAGCCGGTCACCGTTCCGAAAACCAGTCGCGTCCCGGTGGCGTTTTTTGAAGGCCAGAAGACGCGAGAATCGCTGATTCAGGCGACGCTCAATCCTGATCAACCGGTCCGTCCGCATTGGCCGTTTGCCTCGGTCACAGGGGCAGTCGACGGCGAAAACATCGACCAGCTCATGCAAAAACCAACCGACACACGCGAACGACTTGCCGCCCTGATCACCGCTCCGCAGAACGCACGCTTCTCACGCGTTATCATTAATCGAACCTGGAAACAGTTGATCGGAGCAGGAATAGTGGAACCGGTCCATGACTGGGAAGGTCACGCCGCCAGTCATCCGGAATTGCTCGATTGGTTGGCGCACGAATTGATCAGCCACGATTACGACTTTCGTCACATTGTGCGGCTGATCGTATCATCCCGGACATATCAACGCGCGGCGGTTGGAAAAAACCGTAATGCTTCGCCAGGGCAGCGTTTCTTTAATGCCCCCGAGCGTCGTCGTCTAACAGCCGAGCAGATCGTCGACTCGTTGCACCATTGCACAGGCCGTCCCATCGATGTTGAAGAACTCACCTTCGTACACGACGGACGCCGTCCGCTCGGCAGTCGCCAAACCTTGGGACACCCGACCCGCGCGTGGATGTTCGGCGATCTGAAAAATGAACGGGATCGTCCTAGTTTATCGCTACCCAAGGCTCGCGCGGTAGTTGATGTTCTCGAAGCATTCGGCTGGACAGGCGCACGGCAAATGCCGATTGCCGAGCGCGAAACCGACCCCAATGTTCTGCAACCGGGCGTCCTTGCCAATAGCACGTTGTCGGCCACACTGGCGAGAGTCTCGCATCAAAGCGAATTAGCGGAATTGGCCATTGCGGCCGAATCGGCAGAGTCTCTCGTTGACACGTTGTTCCTGCGCATCCTCAGCCGTTTGCCGAAACCGGACGAACGAAAGGTGTTTGCCCGTGCACTGACAAAGGATTTTAACACGCGTCTCGTTCTGCACGACAAGATCGTTCAACTTGAAGAACACCCACCGCTACCACAGGTTACGTGGTTCAACCATGGACGTCCAAAAGCAAATGCGATTCAACTAGAAATCGAACGTCGCGTCCTCGCCGGTCCGCCGCCGGACCCTCGTCTTACGCCGAGTTGGCGTGTTGTCTATGAAGATGTCGTCTGGAGCCTGATCAATCACCGCGAGTTCGTCTGGATGCCGTAA
- a CDS encoding sialidase family protein, giving the protein MKNRLHYSFPCTVGFATLLIVVLTASRSNADSPQGVTSGVEKPLRIAPRPGNGRNSEGDFIQLKDGSLLLVYSKFIGKGDHAPAELVGRYSSDGGKTWDAADFPIIARKDSDANLMSVSLLRLADGRIALFYVQKYNSPSGSKYPYLDNILMRTSTDEGETWSEPTHVVPKDQPGYRVLNNDRVIQLKSGRLVVPLAVHYLPGWPGFQNSADIVCYLSDDQGKSWRASKSTLKSELLAQEPGVVELTDGSLLMFCRSRDCQLLSHSKDGGQTWSPLKRSDLTQPTTSPASIERIPTTGHLLLVWNNGNDPLAAVKPVGRRPFTAAVSKDEGATWEHIRNLGTDPQGWYCYTAIEFVDDHVLLAHCEYPGLNSLQITRVSISWLYKSTKVLNEK; this is encoded by the coding sequence ATGAAAAATCGATTGCACTACTCGTTTCCATGCACCGTTGGATTCGCCACGCTGCTGATAGTTGTCCTAACTGCCAGTCGGTCTAACGCGGACTCGCCCCAAGGCGTCACTTCGGGAGTTGAGAAACCGTTGCGGATTGCTCCACGGCCGGGAAATGGGCGCAACAGTGAAGGAGATTTTATCCAACTGAAGGATGGTAGCCTGCTGTTGGTATACTCCAAATTTATTGGCAAAGGAGATCATGCGCCAGCTGAACTTGTGGGGCGCTATTCGTCTGACGGCGGAAAGACCTGGGACGCCGCCGACTTTCCGATCATTGCTCGAAAGGACAGTGATGCGAACCTGATGTCCGTCTCGCTGCTGCGGTTGGCCGATGGCCGAATCGCCCTGTTCTACGTTCAAAAGTACAACAGTCCATCGGGATCGAAATACCCATATCTGGATAACATCCTGATGCGGACTAGCACCGACGAAGGCGAGACTTGGTCCGAACCGACGCACGTCGTGCCAAAAGATCAGCCGGGTTATCGCGTGTTGAACAACGATCGCGTGATTCAACTGAAGAGCGGTCGTTTGGTCGTGCCGCTGGCCGTCCACTACCTGCCGGGTTGGCCTGGATTTCAGAATTCCGCGGACATCGTCTGCTATTTGTCCGATGATCAAGGCAAGTCGTGGCGGGCAAGCAAGAGTACGCTGAAATCGGAACTGTTGGCTCAGGAACCAGGTGTCGTAGAACTGACGGACGGCAGTCTGCTGATGTTCTGCCGCAGCCGCGACTGTCAGCTACTCTCGCATTCAAAGGACGGCGGCCAGACCTGGTCGCCTCTAAAACGTTCTGACTTAACTCAACCCACCACATCCCCGGCATCCATTGAACGGATCCCGACGACAGGTCATCTGCTGCTGGTATGGAACAATGGCAATGATCCGCTGGCAGCTGTTAAGCCGGTCGGTCGCCGCCCGTTCACCGCCGCTGTTTCCAAAGACGAAGGAGCCACGTGGGAACACATCCGGAATCTTGGAACCGATCCACAAGGCTGGTACTGCTACACCGCCATCGAGTTTGTCGACGACCATGTTCTCTTGGCCCACTGCGAATACCCTGGGCTGAATTCGCTTCAGATCACGCGCGTGTCTATCAGTTGGCTTTACAAGTCAACCAAAGTCCTCAATGAAAAGTAG
- a CDS encoding DUF1501 domain-containing protein: protein MSCHQVDHPGSRREFLCSAGGGFGALAFAALNGKSLFAAAPENPVAKKIPSQIGNAKNIIWLFMEGGPSHLDLFDRKPAVNKLAGQTLPESFERPVTAMGEVNSPILESKRKWEQCGESGLWISDWLPHHHGIADELCVIHSCVSDGINHAGGVCQMNTGAVFGGRPSLGAWVSYGLGTPTESLPTFVVMKDSNSMVVNGARAWGSGFMPSSHQGVLFETGAEPLRNLNNPKGISNTQQQRKLEFINRLNRRHYTNRESNSELEARIRSYELAARMQADAPSAIDLDQEPKHIQELYGIDQKETAVYGRQCLLARRLVERGVRFVQLYSGAGSKWDSHSNIETNHARLCRGVDQPIAGLIADLKQRGLLDETLVVWGGEFGRTPMSEKGTGRDHNPTGFTMWMAGGGVKAGQTIGATDDLGLYAVEDKLHVHDIHATIMGLLGMDHTKVVYMHKGRPERVDLNEGHFFKRIRST, encoded by the coding sequence ATGAGTTGTCATCAAGTCGATCACCCCGGTTCACGACGTGAGTTCCTGTGCAGCGCCGGCGGGGGTTTCGGTGCATTGGCGTTTGCTGCGCTGAACGGAAAGTCACTTTTCGCCGCCGCACCGGAAAATCCTGTTGCCAAGAAGATCCCAAGCCAAATTGGCAACGCCAAGAACATCATTTGGCTGTTCATGGAAGGCGGACCAAGCCACCTCGACTTGTTCGACCGCAAACCAGCGGTCAATAAGTTGGCCGGACAAACCTTGCCGGAAAGCTTCGAACGTCCGGTCACGGCCATGGGTGAGGTCAATTCACCCATCTTGGAAAGCAAGCGAAAGTGGGAACAGTGCGGCGAAAGCGGGCTGTGGATTTCCGATTGGCTGCCACACCACCACGGCATCGCCGACGAACTGTGCGTGATTCATTCGTGCGTTTCCGACGGCATCAATCATGCGGGAGGGGTTTGCCAGATGAACACTGGCGCGGTTTTCGGAGGCCGGCCGTCACTTGGGGCGTGGGTATCATATGGGCTCGGTACACCGACTGAGAGCTTGCCGACGTTTGTCGTGATGAAGGACAGCAACTCGATGGTCGTTAATGGAGCCCGCGCCTGGGGCTCCGGCTTCATGCCGTCCAGTCACCAAGGTGTATTGTTCGAGACTGGGGCCGAACCGCTTCGTAATCTGAACAATCCCAAGGGCATTTCCAACACACAGCAGCAACGTAAGCTCGAATTTATCAACCGTTTGAACCGTCGTCATTACACCAACCGCGAGTCGAACTCCGAACTGGAGGCGCGCATCCGCAGTTACGAACTCGCCGCGAGAATGCAAGCTGATGCGCCGAGTGCGATCGACTTGGATCAGGAACCAAAGCACATCCAGGAACTGTACGGCATCGACCAAAAAGAAACCGCCGTCTACGGTCGCCAGTGCCTCTTGGCTCGCCGACTGGTCGAGCGCGGTGTGCGTTTCGTGCAACTCTACTCCGGCGCCGGCAGCAAATGGGACAGCCACAGCAATATCGAAACCAACCATGCCCGCCTGTGCCGCGGCGTCGACCAGCCGATTGCGGGACTGATTGCCGATCTCAAACAGCGCGGATTGCTCGACGAGACACTGGTCGTTTGGGGTGGCGAATTCGGCCGGACTCCGATGAGCGAGAAAGGCACAGGTCGGGACCACAACCCGACCGGCTTTACGATGTGGATGGCGGGCGGAGGGGTGAAAGCAGGGCAGACAATCGGCGCAACCGACGACCTCGGACTGTACGCTGTCGAAGACAAGCTTCACGTCCACGACATCCATGCCACAATCATGGGCTTGCTCGGCATGGATCACACAAAGGTCGTTTACATGCACAAGGGACGCCCCGAACGTGTCGATTTGAACGAAGGGCATTTCTTCAAGAGGATTCGCTCTACGTAG